The DNA window GTTGCAAAACCGCCTGCGCTTTCCGCTCGAAGTGTATGACGCGGTGCGTGCGGTATTTCCGGAGCAGAAGCCGATTGGCGTCAAGGTATCTGCGACCGACTGGGTCGAGGGCGGCTGGGACATCGCGCAGACCATCGAATTCGCAAAAGAGCTGAAGAAGCGCGGCGTCGACTGGATCGATGTGTCCTCGGGTGGTGTCTCGCCGCTGCAGAAGATCCCGCTTTCGCCCGGCTATCAGGTGCCGTTTGCGCAAGCGGTGAAAGAGGCCACCGGGTTGACCACGATGGCGGTCGGCCTGATTACGGAAGCGAAGCAGGCCGAGGAAATCGTCGCATCAGGGAAGGCCGACATGGTCGCGCTGGCCCGCGGCATGCTCTACGACCCGCGCTGGGGTTGGCACGCCGCGGCCGAGCTCGGTGGCCATGTCGACGCCCCACCGCAATATTGGCGCTCGCAGCCTTCGACCCAGAAGGAATTGTTCGGAAAGACAACGTTCGGGGCGCGGTAACGGCTGAAGCGCTACCGGAAGGTCAGGCCTTCCAGTCGCGTCAATTGACAAGGAGGCGATGCCGCTTCGAAGCGTCATCGAGATAGGACGGATTGATGTAATCTTCCGCGTGGCTCCCGGTGCGCTTCGATAGCGCCCGGATCAGGCCGCTGACTTCGATCAATGTCTGGACCGCAGCGATGCTCGCCTTCGCGTCCCGCGGCATGATTTCAGCGGCAACGCATTCATCCCAGGCGCGTAATGCGTAGTCGCGATCGAGCTTCATTTTGTACGCCGCAAGGTCGGACGATAGTTCGCGATTGGCGTAATACCAATCGTGCGCCTTCAGGCAGGCCTGAAGGAAGCGAACCAAAATTTCCCGGTTTGCGGCGGCCCATCGCGCGTCCGCATTCAACGAGCTGAACTGGAAATCAGGAAACCGGTCGCGCGGCTCGATCAGCGTGTTAAAACCGGCATCGAGTGCGATGAAGTTCATCGGAACGCCCTGCAGGCCGCCGTCGATTTCGCCCGTCTTCAGCAGTTCCCAGCGGCTCATCATCGGGCCGACGGCCCGGATCGTGTAGTCGTCAGGATGTTTCAGGCCCTCCTGAGCCAGGATCTCCATGATGAGAGACGAACTGCCGGCCTCGACGGACGATGCACCGATCACCTTGCCTTTTAACTGCTTGATGGTTTTGATGGAGGCCTTGCAGATCAACGAGAACGGCAGCTTGTTGATGCTTCCGGCAACGATCTCAAGACTGCCGCCCGCCTCGCGATCCAGGATAACGTGCTCGGTAATCCCGCGCGCCAACTGTGCCTCACCTCGGCGCAGGCAAGCCGTTACAACATCGACGGAGTCGTTTTCATTCAGAGTGACATCGAGGTCCTGCTCGCGAAAGAAGTTTTGTTCCTGTCCGATCCATAAGGGCAGGTTGTAGTAATTCCGTGCAACGGTTGCGACGGTCAGCTTGTGCATGGGTCACCTCAGATTGCCGGCGCAGGAACTGGTTCGGCTTCGGACTGTTGATCGATCGGGTCTCGCGTCAACAGCGCGCAAACGATAGATCCAAGCACCAGCAGGATACCGGCGATCACGAACGCGCCCTTGAAGCCGTATGTACTTGAGATCGCATAGCCGGTGATGACGGGCGCGAAGGCGCCGAACAGATTGCCGCCGAAAATCACGAAGCTCGCCGCGATGCCTGCATGATTGCTGTTGCGCAGCAGATCGTTTGCCAGTGCGAGGTTCATGGATGTCGCCGACGCGGCGCATCCCAGCGATACACTGATCACGCCGAGGATCAGCCAGAACGAGGACATAAAGGGCGTCACCAGGATGATGGCGGCGAGGCACAGGCAGCCTGCGATCACCAGGCGACGGCCGCCATTCGCGATCGTCTTGCGGCTCAGGATCCGGTCGCTCAGTTTGGCGAGCGAAATGACGGTGACGCCGGCGAACAAATAAGGGATTGCCGTCAGCGCGCTGGCGCTCATGATCCCCATGCTGTTGCTGGATTGCAGATAAGTTGGCAGCCAGTTGACGAACAAATATTGCAAATAGATACCGCAACCCTGGACAAAGGCCAGCGCCCACATCGTCGGGCTGCGCAGGAAGCTGCCAAGCACCGGCTGTGCGGGCCCGGAGTCCTTGCTCTGATTTTTGCTGATGTCACGGCCGGCGAGAATTCTGGTTTTTTCGGCCTGATCGAGCCAGGATGCATCCTCGGGTTGGTGATAGATGAGAAACCAGGCCGCGGCCAGCACAAAGCCGAGACCGCCACTGATGATGAAGGAAAGCTCCCAGCCGAAGCTCGCGACCAGCCAGCCGACGAAGATCGCCCCGAACGCTGGACCAAACATCTGGCCGCTGCTCATCAGCGCCTGGGCAAATCCGCGTTCTTCCCGTGGTACCCAGTCGCGAATGACGCGCGCACCCGCGGGATAGGTGACGGCTTCGCCGGCGCCAAGCACGAGCCGGCTCACCAGCAATCCAGCGTAGCTGCCGGAAAAGCCTGTCATCACGCCGCCGAGCGACCATACGGCCAGCGCGGCGGGTAATGCCTTTGCCGCACCCCAGCGATCGACGAGTCGTCCGAGCGGGATCAGGAAAATGATGTAGGTCCACGAGAACGAGGAGAAGATATAGCCGAGCTGCACCGCGGAAAGATCCAGCGCCTTGCGCAGCGGACCGGCAGCAACCGACAAATTCACACGATCGATGTAATTGACCAAAACCACCAGGAAGAGGCCGGCGTAGACAATAAAGCGTTTCAAATGACACCTGCGGTCGATGAGCAATCGAGCCATGGACTGTTAGCGAAGATCGCCACGCTTAACAATTTCGACAGGCGCACAACACCTATGACGTTGCGATGATGACACGGTCGACTGCGACAACCCGGAACTGCGGCGACTGGAGAAGTGAACCTCAGTGGGCGACCTGACAGGACGCGTGCGGGGGCACAATCGACATGGGCAGGAGATGGACGCTGAAAACGAGGCGGCCTCGGCGCGAGATCACGATTCAAGGCGATCCATGCCGCCGTGAAGCCGATCGGGGGTGGCGAGGTCTGCGGTGGTCCTTGGCACGGAGCAACTCGCTTGGGTCACGATATCCATAAGGTCGTCATCCCGCGCGACAATTCGGTATGACCACGTCAGGTGTCAGCCCGTTTCCCTCGTGCTATGATTGTTTCGGACGCGCACAAGACGCGTCAGAGGAGACGAAACAAGCGAGAGGAAACTTCATGGAGATCGGATATTTCACGATGCCCTCCCATCCGCCGGAGTGCGGATTGAAAGAGGGCCAAGATTGGGACCTTCAGGTGCTGCGCTGGCTCGATGAGCTCGGCTACCAGGAAGCCTGGATCGGCGAGCACCACACCGCGCCATGGGAGCCGCATCCCGCGCCTGACCTGATTCTGGCGCAGGCTTTCCTGCAAACCAAAAATATCCGTCTCGGCCCCGGCGGCTTCCTGCTTCCCTATCATCACCCCGCCGAGCTCGCCAACCGCGTCGCGGTGCTCGATCATCTTTCGGAGGGTAGGTTGAATTTCGGCGTCGCAGCGAGCGGCCTGCCGAGCGACTGGGCGATGTTCAACGTCGACGGCATGTCCGGCCAGAACCGCGACATGACGCGCGAGGCGCTGGAAATCATCCTGAAGATGTGGTCCGACGATGCGCCGTGGACCTACAAGGGAAAATACTGGACGGTGACAAAGCCCGAAACCATGTTCGACTTCTTGAAGCCGCACATCAAGCCGCTGCAGGCGCCGCATCCGCCGATTGGCGTCGCGGGCTTGAGCAAGAACTCGGACACGCTGAAGCTTGCAGGTGAGCGCGGCTACATTCCAATGAGCCTCAACCTCAACCCAGCCTATGTCTCCAGCCATTGGGATTCGGTCGAATTGGGGGCCGCCAAGACCGGACGCAAGCCGAACCGCCGGGATTGGCGGCTGGTGCGCGAGGTGTTCGTCGCCGATACTGACGAAGAGGCCTGGAAATTGTCGACCGGCGACATGATGGGCCGGATGATGGGCGAATACTTCCTGCCCTTGCTCGGTCATTTCGGCTTCAAGGACTATCTCAAGGCCGCGCCCGACGTGCCCGACAGCGATGTCACGGTCGACTATTGCGCCCGTCACAACTGGGTCGTCGGCTCGCCAGCGACCGTCACCGAGAAGATCGAGAAGATCTGGCACGAGGTCGGCGGCTTCGGCACGCTCCTGGTGTTTGGCTTCGACTACAAGCACAAGCCGGAAGCCTGGCACAATTCGCTGCGGTTGTTGAAGCAGGAAGTGATGCCGCGGCTGAAACATCTCAACGCGGATCTCGTTCGCGCGGCATAGCGCACAGTATAACGCGGGATGGTGCAAAATGCCGTCCCGCGTTTTCATGACGACTGGTGCGCATCGCAGTGGTGTGGTGTCGGATCGATGACAAGAAGAATGCCTCGATCAAGTGTGAAGGCGCGGCCATGCTGGACAGACCGAGCTCCTCGGCGGAGGAAATAGCCGGGGAATGGATCAGTGCCTTTGGCGCGGCGCTCGAAGGCAGATCCGAACGCGCTCTATCCGGTTTGTTCGCGCCTGACAGTCACTGGCGAAACCTGTTTGGTATTTCCTGGCGCCTAGCAACGTTCAGCGGTCGCGAGAGGCTCGTCAATGAACTGCCTCAACGGGCCACACAGGTTCGTGCGACCGGATTCCGGATCGACGCTGCCGCAATGATGCCGCGCCGGGCGGTTGTCGCCGGACGCGATGTCATCGAGGCGGTTTTCTCTTTTGATACGACGAACGGACCGGGCGCTGGTGCACTGCGGCTGCTGAGTTCGTCAACATCAGGCGGCCTTGCTGCGGCGTGGACGATTTCCACGTTGCTCGATTTCAACCGGATCTGCGAGGCCCGCTCCAATTCTTCTATGAACATATCTCACACACGGGATTTCGCAGACCCCGATTGGCTGGAGCAGCGACAGCAATCTGTGTCCTTTGCGGATCGCGAACCCGATGTCCTCATCGTTGGCGGCGGCCATGCCGGCATTTCCGCAGCCGTCGAATTGAAGCGGATCGGCCTCGACGCGCTGGTGATCGACCGGGAGGAGCGGGTCGGGGACAATTGGCGCCTGCGCTACCGCGGCCTCAAGCTGCACAACAAGACGCCGGTCTATCACCTGCGCTACCTGCCGTTTCCGGTGACCTTTCCGGACTACATCCCGAAGGACCAGATCGCGAATTGGCTGGAAAGCTATGTCGATATCATGGAGGTCAATTTCTGGACCAAGACGAGTTTCGAAGGCGCCGCCTATGACGGGGCGACGCAACGCTGGACTGCTCGAGTGCTGCGCGCCGGGGAGAAGCGAACACTGCGGCCGAAGCATATCGTGCTTGCGACCAGCGTGAGCGGAACGCCGAACATTCCCAAAATCGACAATCTGGAAAATTACAAAGGCCAGGTTCTGCACTCCAGCCAGGTCGCCGCCGGCCAACAATGGGCCGGCCGCTCAGTGATCGTGTTCGGCACCGGCACCAGCGCGCATGACATCTGCCAGGAGCTGCAAGCCAGCGGCGCGCAAGTGACGATGGTGCAGCGCAGTCCCACCATGGTCGTCAATGTCGAACCCGCTCAGCTTTATGACCGGACTTATCTCGGCGATGGGCCGCCGATCGAGATTCGCGACATCCTCAATTCGAGCGTGCCGCTTCCGGTGATGAAAGCGGCGCACCGGTTGATCACCGACGAGGTCAAGAAGCTTGATGCGCCCCTGCTGCCGCGTCTCGAGCGCGCAGGGTTTCGATTGGAGTTCGGCGAAGGCGGCACGGGCTGGCCGCTAAAATTCCGCTCGCGCGGCGGCGGCTATTATTTCAATATCGGATGCTCCGAGCTGATTGCGGACGGAAAAGTCCGGCTGATTCAATCGGCCGACATTACAGATATCGTCGCCGACGGATTGCGTCTGAGGGATGGCTCGACGTTAACAGCGGAACTGTTCGTTCTGGCGACGGGTTACAAAGGTCTCGATCATCTCCTGGAACAGTTGTTCGGCGCCGATGTTGCGCGGCGCGTCGGGCGCGTCTGGGGATTTGACGAACAAACTCAGGAACTTCGTAGCATGTGGACGCGCACCGGCCAGCCCGGCCTGTGGTTCACCGGCGGTGCATTTTCGCAGGCCCGCATCTACAGCCGCTACATTGCACTGCAAATCGATGCGATCGAAACAGGCAGGCTTTCAAAGCAGCTGATTTAGTTCCACTTCGAAGATGTTGTCGTTGTCGCTTTCAAGTTGCCGATCGGCAGCTTAGGATTGCGGATCGGATTACGTCCGGCCGCCGTCGTTGGACCGCGGCCCTTCGCAGCGCTCGTCGCTCGCGCAGCGAACCGATGGCTGGTGATGATCGGCCTTGAGGCATTGCTTCGTCCAACTCACCTCGATCAGGAATCTCAATCATGAAAAAAGAAGATAGCGTTGCTCTATGCTCGCTCGTTCAGGGAGACTTGTTCAAGATCCGTTGCGCGCGTGCGCTCGGTGCGGCCGGATTGGCCCTCATGTTCGGCGTAACGCCTTTCGGCGTTGCGCGTGCCCAGACCACGCCGGTCGGCGTGCCCGACAAAAGCTTTCCGGAAAGCCTGACATCCACCAAGGACGGCACGCTCTATGCCGGCAGCTTCAACCTTGGCGGCGTCGTGAAAGCCGCGCCCGGTGGCAAGGCCGAACAGTTCATCGCGCCCGGCGCCGGCGGCAGCCGTTCGACCCTGGGCGTATTGGCCGACGAAAACAGCGGCACGCTGTATGTCTGCTCCAATGACATCACCGGTTTCGGCGTTCCCGGTCCTGGCGACACCAAGGGCGCGTGGCTGAAAACCTTCGATCTCAAAAGCGGCGCACCGAAGGGCAGCTTTGCGCTGAAGGATCCGAAATCGCTGTGCAACGACATTGTGGTCGGCAGCGATGGCACCGCCTATGTCTCCGACTCCTTTACGCCCATTGTCTACAACCTGAAGCCGGGCGGCGATGCGCTCGAGGTCTGGGCGACCGATCCGATGCTGGCGCCGGCAAAGGACGGCGTCGGCCTCGACGGCATCGCGATTGGGTCGGACGGCAATCTCTATGTCACGACCTATGTTCCGGCAAAACTGTTCAGGATCGCGGCCAAGGACGGCAAGGCCGGTGCGGTCACTGAGCTCAAGCCGTCTCGCCCGCTCGACCATGCGGATGCGATGCGCGCGTTTGGTGATAGCTTCCTGCTGATCGAGGGCAACGGCAAGCTCGACAAGATCACGGTTAAAGGCGACGAGGCGAATGTCGAGACCATCAAGGACGGTTTTGCCGAGCCGGTCTCGGTGACGCAGATCGGCGACACCGGATGGGTGGCGGAAGGCAAATTGTCCTACATCATCGGCGACAACAAGGGGAAGGATCCGGGTCCGTTCGAGATCAAGCCCGTCGCGTTGCCGAAGTAAGGCGATCGCGTTTTCGCGCGTCATGGCCGGATGTGTGCCGGCCATGACGAGTTGCCTGCGCCGAAAGCGAAACCTATGCTGAAGCTTCCAACGCGCTCCGGGGCTTCGCCATGACCACACCGCTCGATCCTGTTATCGCCGAGATCATTCCGCACCTGCCGTTGCGCGATCCCGCGACGATGACGCCGCAAAGCGCCCGCGATGCGCTCCGCGCGCTTGCAGCGGCGCGTGCGGCCGTTCCGCCGCCGCCGATCAGGAGCGTGGAGGATATCGAGGTGAAGGGCGCGGCCGGTCCGCTGGCCGCGCGGGTCTATCGCGTTGCCACCGGAAAATCGTCGACGGTGGTGTTTTTTCACGGCGGCGGCTGGGTCGCCGGCGATCTCGAAACCCATGACCGGCAGGCGCGCCGGCTCGCGATCGAGACCGGTGCCGTCGTTGTCTCCGTCGACTACCGGCGGCCGCCGGAAACCCGTTTTCCCGGCGCGTTCGAGGATGCCTTTGCCGCCACGCGCGACGTCATCGCGCGCCTTGGTGAGTTTGGCGGCGATGCCGCGCGCGTCGGCGTGGCCGGCGACAGTGCCGGCGGTAATCTGGCGGCGACGGCGGCGATCGCCTGCCGCGATGAAGGCATAAAACTGGCGGCGCAATTGCTGGTCTATCCCGTCACCGATGTCGTCGGAAATTACGCGGACGCCGGCGAGAATGCGCGGTTTCCGTCGCGGGCGGAAAACGCGGAAGGCTATTTCCTGTCGCGCGCGGTGATGCAATGGTTCGCCGGCCATTACCTGGCGGAGGCAAAGCAGGCGGCGGACTGGCGCGTCTCGCCGCTGCGCGCCAAAAGCCTTGCGGGTCTTGCGCCCGCGATCGTCTGCACCGCGTGGTTCGATCCGCTGCGCGACGAAGGCGAGGCTTACGCCAAAGCGCTGGAAGCCGCCGGCGTTCCGACCCGCTATCATCAGGGCCTCGGCCTGATCCACGGCTATTTCGGCCTCGGCGACGCCTCGGAAACCGCGCGGCTCGAGGCGGAGCGCGCCCGCGCCGAGTTCAAGGCGCTGCTTGATCGCGGCGTCTGAGCCGGGTCTTGACTAAATCGGAATCGACGAAGCTCCGCTACGCCTGCCGCTGCGACGGCAGCGCGCTGCCCTCGGTCGAGGCTTCCTTGCGGGAGCGATAAACCGTCAGCACCTGCTTTGAGGTTTCGACATTCAATTTCTGGAAGTCGATCTTCATGCGATCGAGGTCGCCGGCGGTGATCCGGTAATTCGGCGCGCCCAGAAACAGCAGCGACATCGTCGTCGACCACGAGAAGTTCAGCGCCTTGGCCAGAATCAGCACGGCCTCGCGATTGACGTCGACCAGAGCGCGCTCGACGACATCGATCGGCACATTGCACAGCAATGACAGGGAGACCGCCGTCTCGTTGAATTTAAGCGAGTGCGCGAATTCGAAAACCTTGTCTTCGTTGAGCTCGCCATACTGATGAAGCTTGCCCACCGTCCGTTTCGCGGCGAAATAGTTTTTCGACGCCGGCCCGAATTTCGCGTGGATGTTGCCGGTGACATCGGTGACCACGCTTTGAATGAGGTCGCCCATGTCGGGGCGCTCGCGTCCGAGTTTGCGCCGGACGTCGTCGGAGGCCTTCGAAATCAACTGCTGGAACAGGTGCCGGGGAATGTCTTTGCGCATGCCGACCTGTTCGGCAAGAATCGAGTCGTCCTCGGAGCGTTTTAAAAGATGCAGAAAACCGGAACCGGAAAACCGCGCGCCGCCATTCTTCGCCACGGAAGAAGCCACCTCGGCCGATCCGCGCACCACCAGGACATCGGTCACGGTGTCGGGAATGGATTTGCGTTTGGAGATGGCGAGCAAATGCTGCTGGCTCTTGCAGCGGGCATTGGCGACCAGCGTTTTGGAATCGATCCGCTCCGACTGCCGCAGAACCGGACCCGCCACGTCGATGGAATCGTCGAAGGCGAGTTTCTTGATGACGTCGAACGGCGCGTTGCTGCTGGGCGCGAGCTTGTTCGAAAGCCGGACGCGCGCGGTGTGCTCGATTTCTTCCGCCAGGCGGCCGATGACTTCGCCAAAAGTCCAGATCTGGTCTTCGGAATAGCGGCCGGCAATCAGAACGTCGGTCGCGTGCCAAAGGGCGCGTAAACAGCTCTCGGCTGTCCCCTTGGATACCGCCTCTTCCAATTCCGTCAGAAAAGACGTGGATTCAGTCATCTGAAAAAGCTCGGTTGGTGTTAATGGCCTTTGAACAAAATTCCTGGCACCGATTGTCACGCATTGGCGTAGCCAAACAATCAACGAGTTCCAACGCCTGCCCGGGGTTTCGTTGTTAGATTAACAAACCGCTAACGGCCGAGCGTGAATGCACCACCAGACTGTGCCGATTTTGCGGTGATTCCATCGCCCGCAAAAGTCCGGGGTTATCGCTCGCCGCGTGTGTGACGAGCGAGAGTGCGGCGGCGCTGTCAGGCCAGCGCCGGCTCGGCGACAGACTGATTCGTCTCGGCCATCTTCGCATCAAGCATCGCAAATTCCCGGCGCGGCTGCTGGGTGGCGAGCGGCCGTCCGTCCGGTGCCTGTGTCAGCCAGCGGTCGGCCGCGGCGCGGCCGTGCCGGTGCAGCAGCGTGATGAAGTTGCGCCCGAGATCGACCGCGCTGCGCTGGGCCAGGCCGTCGATCTCGTCTTCGGCCGCGATCCGGAAGATCCGCGGCAGATGCGACGATGCCGGGCTGGCGTCACGCGCCCATTCCAGCGCGGCGATTTCGGCATTCAGCGCCAGATTGGCGGTGATCTGATCGACGCGGCGGTCGATCGCCGCCATCGTCATCGGAATGTAGCTGTCGCGCGCCGGCGTGACCTGAACCACCAGCACGTCGGCGGTTTCGGATTCCTGCACCAGTCGGACCACCGGCGGATTGGCGGAGTAGCCGCCATCCCAATAGGCGTGGCCATCGATTTCGACCGCGCAATGCACCTGCGGCGGGCAGGTCGAGGCCAGCAGCACATCGGCGGTGATGTCGCGGTTGCGGAAAATCTGCAGCCGGCCGTCGCGCACCCGCGTCGCCGCGATCAGCAGCTTTGGGCAGGCCGGATCGCGCAACGCGGCAAATGAAATGTCCCTTTCCAGCGACTGGCGCAGCGGATCGAGGTCGAACGGATCGAACTGTCCCGATCGCAGCGCCGGCCCGAGCGCCATCGTGCTTCCGGCCGGCGAAAATCCGCCCAGCAGCATTTGCGAACGGAACGAGGCCTCGTTCATGGTCCGCGCCCAGAAATTCCGCAGCCGCGCGTGCGCGCCCTCGCGCCCGCCTTCGGCCAGCCCGCTCGCCAGCAGCACGGCATTGACCGCGCCGGCGCTGGCGCCGCTGATGACATCGAACTCGCAGCCGGGTTCTTCCAGCAGCCGTTCCAGCACGCCCCAGGTGAACGCCGCGAACGAGCCGCCGCCTTGCAGCGCCAGCGACAATTTTCGCGGCGGCCAGGTGAGGGGCTCGGCCACGCGCATCTCGTCGCGCGTCTCGTCCGCCGCGCGGCTCGTCGCGACGAATCGCTCGCCGACCGTGCCGGGTTTCGCGTCATCGGCTGCCGCCGATTGCGGCAACACGATTGCGATCGCCGCAGGCTCGGTTTGAATCGCGATTGTCGCGGGCTCGGCCGTTGCGATCTCGGGCGTTTTCGCAACCGCCGACATCAGCGCATCCACCGGCCAGATCGCGGCCGCGAATCGCTCGCGCATGCTGCGGGGTTTGATATCCGCCGTCGCGGCCTCGGATTGCGGCAGCGCGTTGACCGTCACGGTTTCAGGCTCGGCCGCAACGTCAGGCTCGATCGCAATTTTCTCAGGCGTTTCGGCAGGCGCAGAGATGCCGGCACTCGTTGCGCTGACGCTCGGCGTGCTTTCGCTCGTCGACCAGATGTCAGCGGCCGCCAGCAATCCCATGGCGGCACTCTGCGCGACTGATGGATTTCTTCCATTCATCTTACGCAACCCATTTAGCGGCTTCCTGTTCCGCACGATGACACGCGTTGAATCTGTTTGCCAGAGTCGGGACTGTGTTCCCGCCAAAATTTACTTGGCATCCACAAGTTGACTGTGTCTCGCTTGCATCAAGCCGAGTCGAACGCTGCGCGGCGCTTGCGGCGACATCGAAGCGCCAAGCGCAGCAACTTCGATGGTGAAGTCGTGCGGGAAGGCGTACGATCGGGCGTGGGCGCGATCCGCCCGCGCGTCTGCTGCACCAACGCAGCAATCGCGATTCACAGATAGCCGGGAGGAGGGTTTCATGTATGCCGCCATCCGTCAGGGCAAGGCAAAGACCGGTCAAGCCGAGGAACTGACGCGCCGGATCAAGGAAGGCGCGATTCCGATCATCAGCGATGTCGAAGGCTTCATGGCCTATTACGTGGTCTATGCGCCCGACGACACCGTGACCGCGATCAGCCTCTTCAACAATCATGCCGGCGCGGAGGAAGCCAACCGGCGCGCGCTCGCCTGGATCGAGACCGATCTCGCGCCGCTGCTCACCGGCCCCGCCACCGCGGTCGCCGGTCCTGTCATCGTGCATACGCTGGCGTGAGGGCTGGGTGTACGGCGTGTTCGTACGCAATGAAGTTACGCGGATTCATCTAGGGCGTTATTGCGAGGAGCAAAGCGACGAAGCAATCCAGAATCGGCTCCACGGTTCTCTGGATTGCTTCGCTTCGCTCGCAATGACGTTGCTGGTTTGCGCGCTCAAGCCTTTTTCACCATCTCCGCCACCGCGTGCATCGCGGCAATGTAGCCGTAGGGGCCCAGTCCGCAGATCACGCCGGTCGCGGCCGACGAGATCTTCGAATGCCGGTGATATTCGTCGCGGGCGTGGATGTTGGAAATGTGCACTTCCAGCGTCGGCCCCTCGAACGCCTTGATCGCATCGAGGATGGCGACCGAGGTGAAGGAATAGCCGGCCGGATTGATGATGATGGCGTCCGCGCTCTGCCGCGCCGACTGGATCAGGTCAACCAGCTCGCCCTCGTGGTTCGACTGATAAAACGAAAGCTCGAGCCCGAGCCTCGTCGCGTGCTGCTCGCAGTTTTCTTTGATCTGCGCCAGCGTCGTGGTGCCGTAGATATGCG is part of the Bradyrhizobium canariense genome and encodes:
- the aroQ gene encoding type II 3-dehydroquinate dehydratase; translation: MTRLMILNGPNLNLLGVREPHIYGTTTLAQIKENCEQHATRLGLELSFYQSNHEGELVDLIQSARQSADAIIINPAGYSFTSVAILDAIKAFEGPTLEVHISNIHARDEYHRHSKISSAATGVICGLGPYGYIAAMHAVAEMVKKA